In Rattus norvegicus strain BN/NHsdMcwi chromosome 1, GRCr8, whole genome shotgun sequence, a genomic segment contains:
- the Eno4 gene encoding enolase 4 isoform X4 — MDWDFLLYRWKSPAPFKISPRIFFEHKVQADKDRKELERSQEEPVPMTLPVILPPPPPPPSKKKGQKAGRRDTLLEKPIFPPEPPEPVLHGSMAIGAVSLAVAKTSATLAGTPLYLTLALLKHDQEQPSTFSMPLLMGSVLSCGKSSPGKLHLMKEVMCIPSPGLTTKQGIELLLEIQKQVNRAMETLPPPKPETKKGHNGGKRSQPPITGRASHLGCLTINYDTIEQPLLLIQGICSNLGLELGVNFHLAINCAGHELMDYSKGKYEVMVGTYKSAAEMVELYVDLINKYPSIIALIDPFRKEDSEQWDSLYAAVASRCYLIAGAASRSVSRLLEDRNISLLKYHGLIIKHTNQTTMSDLVEITHLINGKKHLAVFGSTDSESSDDSLVDLAVGLGARFIKLGGLSRGERMTKYNRLLAIEEELIQSGAWGFSEEHNFSFFQEDATTTTAEETLEPLDSIFPTEVIEESAKT; from the exons GATCTTCTTTGAACACAAAGTGCAAGcagataaagacagaaaagagttGGAGAGGAGCCAGGAGGAGCCGGTTCCCATGACTCTACCAGTAATTCTGCCaccacctcccccacctccctccaaAAAGAAAGGGCAGAAGGCAG GACGGAGGGACACTCTTTTGGAGAAGCCCATCTTCCCCCCAGAACCGCCTGAACCAGTCCTCCATGGCAGCATGGCCATAGGAGCTGTGTCTCTGGCAGTAGCCAAAACCAGTGCGACCTTGGCGGGCACGCCTCTGTACTTAACCCTTGCACTACTGAAGCATGATCAG GAGCAACCATCGACATTCTCTATGCCTTTGCTGATGGGATCTGTGCTGAGCTGTGGGAAGTCGTCACCTGGGAAGTTACATTTAATGAAAGAAGTGATGTGTATCCCCAGTCCTGGATTAACAACCAAACAA GGTATCGAGTTGCTTCTGGAAATTCAGAAACAAGTTAACAGAGCGATGGAGACG CTCCCACCTCCAAAACCAGAGACCAAAAAAGGGCACAATGGGGGCAAAAGATCTCAG CCGCCGATCACTGGCAGGGCGTCTCATCTTGGCTGTTTAACCATCAACTACGACACCATAGAACAGCCGCTGCTGCTTATCCAGGGGATCTGTTCGAACCTGGGGTTAGAACTGGGAGTGAACTTCCATCTCGCCATCAACTGTGCTGGGCATGAGCTGATGGACTAC agtaaagggaAGTACGAAGTGATGGTGGGCACTTACAAAAGCGCAGCTGAGATGGTGGAACTATACGTGGATCTGATCAACAAGTATCCTTCCATAATTGCCTTAATTGATCCTTTCAGGAAGGAG GACTCCGAGCAGTGGGACAGCCTCTATGCTGCTGTGGCTTCCAGGTGCTACCTAATTGCAGGCGCTGCTTCCAGAAGTGTGTCTAGGCTCCTAGAGGACAGAAATATAAGCCTCCTGAAGTACCACGGACTGATCATAAAGCACACAAACCAAACCACGATGTCCGACTTGGTGGAAATAACCCATCTCATCAATG GAAAGAAGCACCTTGCAGTCTTTGGAAGCACGGACTCGGAGTCCTCTGATGACAGCCTTGTCGATTTG GCTGTTGGACTCGGTGCCCGGTTTATCAAGCTGGGGGGTCTTTCTCGGGGTGAACGGATGACCAAATACAACCGCCTTCTTGCTATAGAGGAAGAACTCATCCAGAGTGGAGCATGGG gtttCAGTGAGGAacacaatttttctttctttcaagaggATGCTACTACCACAACGGCTGAGGAAACTCTTGAGCCCCTGGACTCCATTTTCCCCACAGAGGTTATAGAAGAATCAGCCAAAACATGA
- the Eno4 gene encoding enolase 4 isoform X7: MTLPVILPPPPPPPSKKKGQKAGRRDTLLEKPIFPPEPPEPVLHGSMAIGAVSLAVAKTSATLAGTPLYLTLALLKHDQEQPSTFSMPLLMGSVLSCGKSSPGKLHLMKEVMCIPSPGLTTKQGIELLLEIQKQVNRAMETLPPPKPETKKGHNGGKRSQPPITGRASHLGCLTINYDTIEQPLLLIQGICSNLGLELGVNFHLAINCAGHELMDYSKGKYEVMVGTYKSAAEMVELYVDLINKYPSIIALIDPFRKEDSEQWDSLYAAVASRCYLIAGAASRSVSRLLEDRNISLLKYHGLIIKHTNQTTMSDLVEITHLINGKKHLAVFGSTDSESSDDSLVDLAVGLGARFIKLGGLSRGERMTKYNRLLAIEEELIQSGAWGFSEEHNFSFFQEDATTTTAEETLEPLDSIFPTEVIEESAKT, translated from the exons ATGACTCTACCAGTAATTCTGCCaccacctcccccacctccctccaaAAAGAAAGGGCAGAAGGCAG GACGGAGGGACACTCTTTTGGAGAAGCCCATCTTCCCCCCAGAACCGCCTGAACCAGTCCTCCATGGCAGCATGGCCATAGGAGCTGTGTCTCTGGCAGTAGCCAAAACCAGTGCGACCTTGGCGGGCACGCCTCTGTACTTAACCCTTGCACTACTGAAGCATGATCAG GAGCAACCATCGACATTCTCTATGCCTTTGCTGATGGGATCTGTGCTGAGCTGTGGGAAGTCGTCACCTGGGAAGTTACATTTAATGAAAGAAGTGATGTGTATCCCCAGTCCTGGATTAACAACCAAACAA GGTATCGAGTTGCTTCTGGAAATTCAGAAACAAGTTAACAGAGCGATGGAGACG CTCCCACCTCCAAAACCAGAGACCAAAAAAGGGCACAATGGGGGCAAAAGATCTCAG CCGCCGATCACTGGCAGGGCGTCTCATCTTGGCTGTTTAACCATCAACTACGACACCATAGAACAGCCGCTGCTGCTTATCCAGGGGATCTGTTCGAACCTGGGGTTAGAACTGGGAGTGAACTTCCATCTCGCCATCAACTGTGCTGGGCATGAGCTGATGGACTAC agtaaagggaAGTACGAAGTGATGGTGGGCACTTACAAAAGCGCAGCTGAGATGGTGGAACTATACGTGGATCTGATCAACAAGTATCCTTCCATAATTGCCTTAATTGATCCTTTCAGGAAGGAG GACTCCGAGCAGTGGGACAGCCTCTATGCTGCTGTGGCTTCCAGGTGCTACCTAATTGCAGGCGCTGCTTCCAGAAGTGTGTCTAGGCTCCTAGAGGACAGAAATATAAGCCTCCTGAAGTACCACGGACTGATCATAAAGCACACAAACCAAACCACGATGTCCGACTTGGTGGAAATAACCCATCTCATCAATG GAAAGAAGCACCTTGCAGTCTTTGGAAGCACGGACTCGGAGTCCTCTGATGACAGCCTTGTCGATTTG GCTGTTGGACTCGGTGCCCGGTTTATCAAGCTGGGGGGTCTTTCTCGGGGTGAACGGATGACCAAATACAACCGCCTTCTTGCTATAGAGGAAGAACTCATCCAGAGTGGAGCATGGG gtttCAGTGAGGAacacaatttttctttctttcaagaggATGCTACTACCACAACGGCTGAGGAAACTCTTGAGCCCCTGGACTCCATTTTCCCCACAGAGGTTATAGAAGAATCAGCCAAAACATGA